Within the Planctomycetota bacterium genome, the region GTCATGGTCAACGGCAGCCCCGTGACCATCGACAACACCTGATACAATAACCACGACGCGATGCCCGCGGGGACAAAAGCCATCGCCGACAGGAGAATTGCCTGGGAAATGACTACGGCCAGGAAGTACCGCGGCCGATAGCCCATGGCCATCAGCGTGGCGTACTCGGGCAGATGGTCGCTGACGTCGGCGTACAGAACCTGGTAACAGATGATCGCCCCGACAATGAAGCCCAGGATCGTGCCGAACGTGAACACGTAACCGACCGGTGTGTTGCTTTGCCAGAATTCTTGCTCGCTGGCAATATATTCGCCCTTGGTTTTCACGGCCACGTGCTGCGGCAAGCGAGCGCGGATGTCGGCTTGCACCTGACGAGTGTTTGCCTTGTCGGTCAGTTGCACCAGTCCCAGGTCGATCTGGTCCAATGGATTGCCCAGCAGCGGAATCGCGAACCAGTCGCGGAATGTTCGGTCGCTGACGACCACGGTGGCGTCGGTGGCGAAATCAGTCCCCACGCGAAACAGCCCCACGATGGGAACCTTATGGCCGGTGTGGGTGGCCGTCTCGCCCGCCTTGGGGCGGCCATAATCACCCTTTGACAATTCATCGAACAGGACTGCGTTTGGTTCGGCAAGCCGCGGCGCTAGTCGCGTGATGGTGTCGTCTTTGAACGCTGGCTGCGCTGGGTCAAAGGCCACGGTGCGCACCGGCAAGGCGCGCGAGCCGGGTTGGTTGGCCCGCCACGTCGAGCGCTGCGTCTCGACATACAGGGGGACCACGCGAGCGACGCCCGACACTCCTTGCGCCTGGAACAACACCGACCGATCAAAGCGTTCGTGCATCAGCAGCGTGAGCCGACTTTTCTTGACCAGGATGATGTCGGCGTTCAGCTTGTTGGGCAGGGCGACGGTGCTTTCGATCAGCGCGGAGCGGAACCCAAATTGCATGAACATCAATAGCACCGCAAAACCAACCCCGGCCAACGCCAACGCCAGTCGGCGACGATCGTAGGTCAGGTTTTTCCAGGCCAACGGCGTGCGCACGCGCCGGCCCGAGCGCCGCGCCGTGGTGGAGGCGGGCGTTTGGGCGACATCGATCGGAAGCGCGGACGCCATGCGATGCTTTACCAGCAAGTCAGTTGAACAAATCGGCCGGGTCGACACTGCGCAGCTTGCGAATTGCCAACTGCCCAGACGCCAGGCACATTCCCACGCAAATCAAAAAGACGCTCGACGCTAGCTGCCAGGTCATTTCCATGGGCAAGTTCGCCTCGGCCGCGGCCATGCGAAACAAGAAACTCGCGGTGATCAACCCCGGCAGGAAACCGGCCACGGCCAGAATCACCGCTTGCATGACCACCGTGCGCGCCAGATAACGCGGCGTGTATCCCATGGCCGCCAAGGTGGCGTACTCGGCGATCCGCCGGGCGATGTCGCTCGACAGCACTTGATAAACCACCCCCATGCCGACCAGCAGCGCGACCAGCACGCCCAAACCAAAGATAATCCCCACCTGGGTTTTTACCACCCAGTGATATTGCTCTTCATAGTCCAGTTGATCGTGCGTCAGCACCCAAGTGTCGGCCGGAAGCGCGGCGGTCAGTTGCTTGGCAACTTGATTGACATCGAACTTCGGATCAACGCGCAGCAGCCCCATGCTCATCCGATCCGGAGACCAGAAGCTGAGAATCTGGCGGAACGTGTTCTCGCTCATGGTGGCGCCGCCGTTGGCGCTGAAGC harbors:
- a CDS encoding FtsX-like permease family protein, yielding MASALPIDVAQTPASTTARRSGRRVRTPLAWKNLTYDRRRLALALAGVGFAVLLMFMQFGFRSALIESTVALPNKLNADIILVKKSRLTLLMHERFDRSVLFQAQGVSGVARVVPLYVETQRSTWRANQPGSRALPVRTVAFDPAQPAFKDDTITRLAPRLAEPNAVLFDELSKGDYGRPKAGETATHTGHKVPIVGLFRVGTDFATDATVVVSDRTFRDWFAIPLLGNPLDQIDLGLVQLTDKANTRQVQADIRARLPQHVAVKTKGEYIASEQEFWQSNTPVGYVFTFGTILGFIVGAIICYQVLYADVSDHLPEYATLMAMGYRPRYFLAVVISQAILLSAMAFVPAGIASWLLYQVLSMVTGLPLTMTLGKAAGVFTLTAVMCVVSSLFALRRLMSADPAELFK